The DNA segment CCATCGGCTTTCATGATGGCATGTTCCAACGGCTGGAGATCAGGGACCGCAAGCTGGCTGAGACCGACGATGAAAACGCGCCGATCCTGCTCTGCACGGACCCGACGGAGGAGGAACGGGCCTTTCTGATCGATGGAGTCGGCATCGACCGCCACACCCTCGCCTCATCGCTCGACCCCAACGAACTCGGGCGGGTGGAATTCGAGCCGGATCACGCCGCGATCATCATCAAGCGGCCGAAGCAGTACTGCTCCGAGGACAACTTCTTCTTCAAGGTCAGCTCGGTTGGCATCTTCGTGTTCAGGGAGCGGTTGGTGTTCGTCGTGTCCGAGGAAGGGCTGCGTTTCGAGGGGAAACACTTCCAGCAGATCCGCAATCTGGACGATGTGATGCTGAAGGTGATCTTCCGCTGCGTCTGGCACTTCGAAGAGCACCTCAACGTCTTCAACATGATCGCGGAGGAACTGGAGCAGAAGGTGAACACCTCCATGGAAAACAAGCACCTGCTCCACATGTTCACGCTGGAAAAGAGCCTCGTCTATTACCTCAACGCCATCGGCAGCAACGGCAGGGTCATCGAGCGGCTGAAAGCCTCCGTCAGCAGGCTGAGGCTCACCCCGGAGGATTGCGAGTTCCTTGATGACCTGACCATCGAGAACTCCCAGTGCCAGGAAATGGCGGCGACCTACAGCCAGGTGCTCTCCGGTCTGGTGGGGGCCAGGGTCAGCGTGGTCAGCAACAACCTGAACGTGACCATGAAGCGGCTCATGCTGGTGACCATCGGGCTGATGGTGCCGACCGCCATTTTCAGCATCTTCGGGATGAACGTGAGGCTTCCCGTCGTGGAGCACAGCGGGGCTTCCGGTTTCTGGATGATCCTCGCTCTCGCAGGAGCATCCGCCGGGGCGGTGTTCGTGGTCTCCCGATGGATGAAATGGTGACCCCGGCGGGTAACGCACCCGCGTAGCCGCGATGGCGTAATGGCGGACGGGCCGGTTTTGTGCCAGTCTATCCCTGTCAGCGCGAACGGCCCCCGACGAAAGCGAAGACGCCCCCCCACACATCCCCCCGAAAGCAGATCGGCAGAAAGTCCCCCCGGCTTGTCTGCCGATTCGCTTTTCAGCGATGTCGTCCCGGAACCTACGCGGGCACGTAGCCATGATGGCGTAATGTTGGAATGGCCGGTTTTGTGACAGTCTCTCCATGTCAGCGCGAACGACTTTCCCCCCCAACGTGAGCGCAGGGCTTGAACTCCCCCCGAACAGCCCCCCGGACAGAACCGGCGGATGAAGCCTCCCCCCCGGGCTCATCCGCCGGTTTGCTTTCAGGCTCCCAGCACGCGCCTGACCTCCGCGTGGGTGGCCAGCACGTGGGGATCCCGACGGAGTGTTTCCGCATAGGTGGTGCCGAAGCCACCGTCCTTCGCATCCGCTTCCAGCAGCGCGCGGATCTCGCCTATCAGGGCCTCCGCCCGTTCGTCCGTGATGGGCACCTTTTTGTCGAAAAGCGCGTCATCGACCCGGGCGATCAGCCTGGTGAAGGGCTGCAGCCACTCGAACCATGGATCATGGGCGAGCAACTGGAGGAACGCCCCGGCGGACGGGATGGGTCCGGCGGCGTGTTCATACACCGCCCTTTCGGAGGTGATCAGTTCCCGGTGCAGTTTCAGCAGGCCGTTGCGTGCGGCCTTCAGTTTTTCGATGGAGTTCATGATGAGGTTTGTTTGAGCCAGTTCCGTGTTGCGTCCAGTTCCGCCGAGGTGAGCTGGTGTCCGGTGGGGATCTCCAAGTGCTTCACTTCCGCCCCCGCGCCCCGCAGCATGGCCGCGAGACGGCGGGCGTTTTCGAGCGGCAGGATCGGGTCGGTGATCCCGCTTGCCAGAAAGACATCCGTCCCGGTGAGGTCCGGTGCCTGGTCCGGGGTGAGCGGAACCATCGCCCGCAGGAGGACGGCGCGGTGCAGCACGCCGGGGCGCAGCAGCATCAGGCTGGCGGCGATGTTCGCGCCGTTCGAGTAACCGAGGGCGGTCACCCGCTTCGCGTCGAAGCCATACTGCCCCGCCGCCGCCGTGATGAAATCCGCCAGCTCGTGCGTGCGGTGGATGAGATCCTCTTCATCGAAGACACCCTCAGCCAGCCGCCGGAAGAAGCGCGGCATCCCGTTTTCCAGAATCTTTCCGCGCGGGCTGAGCACGTTTGCCTCCGGTGCCAGCGAGCGGCCCAGCTCGATGAGGTCGTTTTCATTCCCTCCGGTGCCGTGGAGCAACAGCAGGGTGTCCGCCCCCGCCACATCGGTGGCGGGGATGAAGCGGTGGATGAATCCCAGATCGTTGGAGGCGGTGTTCATGACTTCGCTGCGGTGGAAGGTTGGTAGTTGAGGGGCTTGATGTTCGCTTCGATGGAGGCGCGGTGTGGTTCCAGGAATGGAGGCAGGGCCAGCGTTTCGCCGAGGTGCTCGGGATCCTCACCGTCAGCGGCGAAGCCGGGGCCGTCCGTGGCGATCTCGAACAGGATGCCGCCGGGGATGCGGAAGTAGAGGGACTTGAAGTAGTGCCTCTCCACCTCTCCGGAGGTCTGGTAGCCGTGGCTTTCGATGTGCTTCTGCCAGGCGATCAGTTCGTCCTCGTCGCGCACCCTCCATGCCACGTGGTGGACTCCACCCGCGCCTTGCAGGCCGCGTTGGGTGGAGGCGTCCAGCCTGAGCTTCGCGCCCACGCCGCCGTCCCCGGTTTCGAAGAGGGAGGCATCAGCGGAGCTTTGGCGGAAGCCCAGCACTCCGGTCAGGAAGCGCGCGGTCAGGTCGAAGTCCGCGACGGTGAGGTTCACCGATCCCAGGCCGACGATGGCGGCTTCCAGCGGCACGGGGCTGCCGTGCCATGGATGGATGTCCCCGGCGACCGTCGTTTCGGCGATGAGCCGCAGGTGCTGGCCCTCCGCATCCTGGAAGGGGAGCGTGGGCAGGCCGTCCACGGTTTCGATCTCGCCGCGGGTCACACCCTG comes from the Luteolibacter sp. SL250 genome and includes:
- a CDS encoding magnesium transporter CorA family protein translates to MTIIARSFFSVEITQPIGFHDGMFQRLEIRDRKLAETDDENAPILLCTDPTEEERAFLIDGVGIDRHTLASSLDPNELGRVEFEPDHAAIIIKRPKQYCSEDNFFFKVSSVGIFVFRERLVFVVSEEGLRFEGKHFQQIRNLDDVMLKVIFRCVWHFEEHLNVFNMIAEELEQKVNTSMENKHLLHMFTLEKSLVYYLNAIGSNGRVIERLKASVSRLRLTPEDCEFLDDLTIENSQCQEMAATYSQVLSGLVGARVSVVSNNLNVTMKRLMLVTIGLMVPTAIFSIFGMNVRLPVVEHSGASGFWMILALAGASAGAVFVVSRWMKW
- a CDS encoding alpha/beta hydrolase, whose protein sequence is MNTASNDLGFIHRFIPATDVAGADTLLLLHGTGGNENDLIELGRSLAPEANVLSPRGKILENGMPRFFRRLAEGVFDEEDLIHRTHELADFITAAAGQYGFDAKRVTALGYSNGANIAASLMLLRPGVLHRAVLLRAMVPLTPDQAPDLTGTDVFLASGITDPILPLENARRLAAMLRGAGAEVKHLEIPTGHQLTSAELDATRNWLKQTSS
- a CDS encoding ring-cleaving dioxygenase is translated as MKTTTHPVLHGLHHVTAVTANAQANLDFYTKTLGLRLVKRTVNQDDVSAYHLFYADAIGSAGTDLTFFDWAGIRPARNGAGTVSETGLRVSGGEASLAHWVKWLDSQGVTRGEIETVDGLPTLPFQDAEGQHLRLIAETTVAGDIHPWHGSPVPLEAAIVGLGSVNLTVADFDLTARFLTGVLGFRQSSADASLFETGDGGVGAKLRLDASTQRGLQGAGGVHHVAWRVRDEDELIAWQKHIESHGYQTSGEVERHYFKSLYFRIPGGILFEIATDGPGFAADGEDPEHLGETLALPPFLEPHRASIEANIKPLNYQPSTAAKS